The following is a genomic window from Candidatus Eremiobacterota bacterium.
GTCGGTGTACGAAAACAAACTTCTGATCTGCAAAGACTGCGGCAACACGTTCGACTTTACGGTCCGCGACCAGATGTTCTACGCGGAGAAAGGGTTCGAGAACGAGCCGCAGCGGTGCCGCGACTGCCGCACGGTGCGGAAGTCGCAGCGTGCGAACGGGCTGGGCACGCCGCCCACCTCGACCGCGGGCCTCCGGGAGATGTTCGACGCGGTCTGCGCGCAGTGCGGGACGGCGACGACCGTTCCGTTCAAGCCGCGTGGCGACCGGCCGGTGTACTGCCGGAACTGCTATTCGGCCCTGAACGCCGTGAGGGCGTAACACCGACCCCGCCGAATCCGCCTCGCCGTGGATTCGGTTTGGTACGACGGCGACGCCGTCGGGTTTCTCGATCAGCGGGCGCTTCCGCGCGCCGTCGTGCGCGAGCGCGCCGCCAGCGTCGAGGCGGTCGTCGACGCGATTCGGACCCTGGCGGTCCGCGGCGCCCCGGCGATCGGGATCTTCGGCGCGTACGGCGTCGCGCTGGCCGCCCGGCTGCACGCCGGCGACCGAGGCGCCTACGAAGCGGCCGCGGCGCTGATTCGCGCAGCCCGGCCGACTGCGGTCAACTTGGCCTGGGCGGTCGACCGCGTCTTGCGCGCGCCGGCCGGTGAGGAGCTGGCCGAGGCGCAGCGGATCCACGACGAGCAGCGCGACGTCGACCGGCGCATCGCCGAGGCGTCGGTCGAGCTGTTCCCGGCGCGCGGGAACGTGCTCACGCACTGCAACACCGGCCCGATCGCGACCGGCGGCGACGGCACCGCGCTGGGCTGCTTCATTGCGGCGCACCGCGCCGGCAAGGCGCTGCACATTTTCGTCGACGAGACGCGCCCGCTGCTGCAGGGCGCGCGCCTGACGATGTTCGAGCTGCGCGAGGCCGGCGTCCCGGCGACGCTGATCGTCGACAGCGCCGCGGCGATCACGCTGCAGCGCAAAGCAGTGCGCGCCGTCGTCGTCGGCGCCGACCGCATCGCGCGCAACGGCGACACCGCGAACAAGATCGGCACGTACGGCGTCGCGATCGCCGCCGCGCACCACGGCATTCCGTTCTACGTCGCCGCGCCGCGCTCGACGTTCGATTTCGCGCTCGCGTCGGGTGATGAGATTCCGATCGAGGAGCGCGCCGCCGACGAGGTTCGCATTGCGGAGGACGATCCCGTCTACAATCCCGCTTTCGACGTGACGCCGGGCCGCTTGATCACCGGCTTCATCACCGAGTACGGCGTCGTGCGCGCGCCGTACGAGGACGCGATCGCCGATCTGCAGCACCGTCCGCGCATTCCGCTGCCCGTCGCGTGAAGTTCTACGATTTTCTCGACAAGGAACCGAAGATCGACGGCCTCGTCATCATCGAGGGCGAGGACGCGATCCTCGCGCAGCGCGCGCTCGACGCGGTGCTCGACCGGCTGCTGCCGGAAGAGATGCGCGCGCTGAACTGCGACGTGTTGGACGGACCGGAAAGCGAGTCGATCGGGCGCGCCGCGGGCGACGCGGTCAACGCGATGCCGTTTCTGGCCGAGCGGCGCGTGGTCGTCGTGCGCAACTGCCAGCGCTTGCGTGCGCAGCCGCGCCGCGATCTGTGGGCGGTCGCGGAAAACGTGCCGGCCGGCAACACGCTGGTGCTCGAAGATCTGTTTTCACCGGCAAAGAAGACGAAGCCCGAGCCGTACGGCCAGCTCGCGGGCCGCAAGGCGCTGCGCATCGACACCACGCCGAACGCCGACGTGCGCGAGCGCTTCGTGCGCGAGACGCTGGCGAAACTCGGCGCGAAAGCGCAGCCGCGCGTCGTGACGATCCTGGCCGAGAGCGACGCCGACACCGGGTCGATCCGGAACGACCTCGAGAAGCTCGCGCTCGGCGGGAAGACGATCACCGTAGCCGACCTGGAGCGCGAGAGCCTCAGCGTCGAGGACCCGAAGGCCTGGCAGTACGCGGCCGCCGTGGTCGAGGGCCGCACCGCCGAGGCCCTCGCGATCGCCTTCGAGCTGTTCGCGAACGACCCGCGCGGGGCGGGGGTGCCGCTGGCCAGCGCGCTGGCGACTGATTTCGCGCTGCTCTGGGAGCTCGCGCGCCCCGGCGGGGGCGAGCTCCCGGCGCGGCACCGCTGGCGGGAGCGGGCGCTGCGGCCG
Proteins encoded in this region:
- a CDS encoding zinc-ribbon domain containing protein, giving the protein MVPDRQVPFSPVYSAIRRRRSVGAVFPIRFHLGGRAASAARPRSVYENKLLICKDCGNTFDFTVRDQMFYAEKGFENEPQRCRDCRTVRKSQRANGLGTPPTSTAGLREMFDAVCAQCGTATTVPFKPRGDRPVYCRNCYSALNAVRA
- the mtnA gene encoding S-methyl-5-thioribose-1-phosphate isomerase, with translation MDSVWYDGDAVGFLDQRALPRAVVRERAASVEAVVDAIRTLAVRGAPAIGIFGAYGVALAARLHAGDRGAYEAAAALIRAARPTAVNLAWAVDRVLRAPAGEELAEAQRIHDEQRDVDRRIAEASVELFPARGNVLTHCNTGPIATGGDGTALGCFIAAHRAGKALHIFVDETRPLLQGARLTMFELREAGVPATLIVDSAAAITLQRKAVRAVVVGADRIARNGDTANKIGTYGVAIAAAHHGIPFYVAAPRSTFDFALASGDEIPIEERAADEVRIAEDDPVYNPAFDVTPGRLITGFITEYGVVRAPYEDAIADLQHRPRIPLPVA